The Luteolibacter rhizosphaerae genome window below encodes:
- the bioA gene encoding adenosylmethionine--8-amino-7-oxononanoate transaminase, translating to MREDTRGWIEADKAHCWHPFTPQDQWVESNPLILVRGEGVWLRDSEGRKYIDGNSSIWTNIHGHGHPALNAAIERQLREVAHTSYLGFANPRASELAARLCALFPPDTLERVFFSDDGSTAIECAMKMAIQYRQQRGEPDRNGFIAFEQAYHGDTMGAASLGGVSRFHERFRKHGAPVTFVSGMEALRHLPGEAVRQACAVVIEPMIQGVNEMRPWPQGMLRELREWCDAHEVHLILDEVMTGFGRTGKMFACQHEQVIPDFLCVAKGLTGGYMPMAATLTTSDVYDAFRGPAENAFYYGHSYTANPLGCAVALASLELFEQEKTLDRLQPKIALLAELLAGLNSPKVKAVRQCGFVAGVELAEGLGTQTCLAMRNHGVLTRPIRDTIVIMLPLCATEEEIRLTVAALRKSL from the coding sequence ATGCGCGAGGACACGCGAGGCTGGATCGAAGCCGACAAGGCCCATTGCTGGCACCCGTTCACCCCTCAGGACCAATGGGTTGAATCCAACCCATTGATTCTGGTCCGGGGCGAAGGCGTGTGGCTTCGGGACTCAGAGGGCCGGAAATACATCGACGGGAATTCCTCGATATGGACCAACATTCACGGCCACGGCCATCCCGCGCTGAATGCAGCGATCGAGCGGCAACTTCGCGAGGTGGCGCACACCTCTTACCTCGGGTTCGCGAATCCGCGCGCGAGCGAACTGGCCGCGCGACTTTGCGCCCTCTTCCCCCCGGATACTTTGGAGCGGGTCTTCTTTTCCGACGATGGATCCACGGCGATCGAGTGCGCGATGAAGATGGCAATCCAGTATCGCCAGCAGCGCGGCGAGCCGGATCGCAACGGCTTCATCGCCTTCGAACAAGCCTACCACGGGGACACTATGGGCGCGGCCTCGCTGGGCGGGGTTTCGCGATTCCACGAGCGCTTCCGCAAGCACGGGGCACCGGTGACCTTCGTGAGCGGGATGGAAGCGCTGCGGCATCTGCCCGGCGAGGCGGTGCGTCAGGCCTGCGCGGTCGTGATCGAGCCGATGATCCAAGGTGTCAACGAGATGCGCCCTTGGCCGCAGGGGATGCTTCGGGAGCTGAGGGAATGGTGCGATGCGCATGAAGTGCACCTGATCCTCGACGAGGTGATGACAGGCTTCGGCCGCACCGGGAAGATGTTCGCCTGCCAGCACGAGCAGGTCATCCCGGACTTCCTGTGCGTGGCGAAGGGCCTCACCGGCGGCTACATGCCGATGGCTGCAACGCTGACCACCTCGGATGTTTACGATGCGTTCCGTGGACCGGCGGAGAACGCATTCTACTATGGGCATAGTTACACGGCGAATCCGCTGGGATGCGCGGTCGCGCTGGCGAGCCTGGAGCTCTTCGAGCAAGAAAAGACCCTCGATCGATTGCAGCCGAAGATCGCCTTGCTCGCGGAACTATTGGCCGGACTTAATTCGCCCAAGGTGAAGGCCGTAAGACAATGCGGCTTCGTCGCCGGGGTCGAACTGGCCGAAGGCCTCGGCACGCAAACCTGCCTCGCGATGCGGAACCATGGCGTCCTGACCCGACCGATCCGGGACACCATCGTGATCATGCTCCCGCTCTGCGCGACGGAAGAGGAGATCCGCCTGACGGTGGCAGCGCTGCGGAAAAGCCTCTGA
- the mutS gene encoding DNA mismatch repair protein MutS, whose translation MSAPTLTPMMAQYQAMRRSLPDDVLLLYRLGDFYEMFFEDAKNAAPILNVALTKRNAIPMCGVPYHAADNYIARLVRAGKRVAIAEQTSEPKPGKIVEREITRIISAGSVVESNLLDDQRPNYLAAVFILGKLRGLACVDHSTGEFTVAEFTDQAQLDDELARLTPSELLISDEQIAHFGALPASQPYDGYAFLPDPARQMLCDHFGVHSLDGYGCADAHSAVAAAGAILHYLVHQLRRPCEHMRSLRMRENGRHVLIDAASQRNLDLIDSRSGKKHTLLGALDRTKTPMGARLLRDWILHPLRDQEVLSARHDFIGSLVAQPFILSKCRESLQGIRDIERTVGRLSQGAGNARDLQSLAISLDNIPSLLDDLSSLSDSRFAIGNPESLQTFPELVELLQSSLAEEPPANLKDGGMIRDGHSPELDELRSLSRDGKSWIAKLQEDERKRTGIDSLKVKFNNVFGYFIEITSSKLAKVPDDYTRKQTMANCERYITPALKEMENKVLGAEERAKQLEQELFLQLRQQVCTRLVELQRTAAAIAEIDVLCGLAETAQLHGHVRPVLEESRGLLISNGRHPVLEQTLVEEKFVPNDTTFDPVDSLLQILTGPNMAGKSTYIRQVALVTLMAQIGAFVPAESAVVGMVDRIFCRVGASDDLSRGQSTFMVEMNETALILNHATEKSLVILDEIGRGTATFDGLSIAWAVAEHLHDIIGCRTLFATHYHELTDLANTRAAVANFNVAVREWNDEIIFLRKILPGAADKSYGIQVARLAGLPKPIIDRAKAILSHLELHSTKPDAKKQGPKAKNTRQPTMPEPNPPQMDLFGEM comes from the coding sequence ATGTCCGCACCGACGCTCACTCCGATGATGGCGCAGTATCAAGCGATGCGCCGCTCGCTGCCTGACGACGTGCTGCTGCTCTACCGGCTGGGCGATTTCTACGAGATGTTCTTCGAGGACGCGAAGAACGCCGCGCCGATCCTGAATGTTGCTCTGACCAAGCGGAACGCCATCCCGATGTGCGGCGTGCCCTACCATGCGGCGGACAACTACATAGCCCGCTTAGTGCGCGCCGGGAAGCGCGTGGCCATCGCCGAGCAAACCAGCGAGCCGAAGCCGGGGAAGATCGTTGAGCGTGAGATCACCCGGATCATCTCCGCGGGCTCGGTGGTGGAGAGCAACCTGCTCGACGACCAGCGGCCGAACTACCTCGCCGCCGTGTTCATCCTCGGCAAGCTGCGCGGGCTGGCCTGTGTGGACCATTCCACCGGTGAGTTCACCGTGGCGGAATTCACCGATCAGGCGCAGCTGGATGACGAACTGGCGCGCCTGACTCCCTCGGAGCTATTGATCTCGGATGAGCAGATCGCCCACTTCGGCGCGCTGCCGGCCTCCCAGCCCTACGATGGCTACGCGTTCCTGCCGGATCCTGCGCGGCAGATGCTCTGCGATCACTTCGGTGTGCACTCCTTGGATGGCTATGGCTGTGCGGATGCCCACTCCGCCGTGGCGGCTGCGGGCGCGATTCTCCACTACCTAGTCCATCAGCTCCGCCGTCCCTGCGAGCACATGCGTTCGCTGCGGATGCGGGAGAACGGGCGACACGTGTTGATCGATGCCGCCTCACAGCGGAACCTCGACCTGATCGATTCCCGCTCCGGCAAGAAGCACACGCTGCTGGGTGCGCTGGACCGCACCAAGACCCCGATGGGGGCGCGGCTCCTACGCGATTGGATTCTGCATCCCCTGCGCGATCAGGAGGTGCTCTCCGCGCGCCATGACTTCATCGGCTCGTTGGTAGCGCAGCCTTTCATCCTCTCGAAGTGCCGCGAGTCCCTGCAGGGGATCCGCGATATCGAACGCACCGTGGGTCGGCTTTCACAGGGTGCGGGGAATGCCCGGGACCTGCAGTCGCTGGCCATCTCACTGGATAACATCCCCTCGCTGCTCGACGACCTATCCAGCCTATCCGATTCGCGGTTCGCGATCGGCAATCCGGAGTCGCTCCAGACCTTCCCGGAGCTGGTGGAGCTGCTCCAATCCTCCTTGGCCGAAGAGCCGCCCGCCAATCTCAAGGACGGCGGGATGATCCGGGACGGGCACTCGCCGGAACTCGACGAGCTGCGCTCGCTCTCCCGCGATGGCAAATCGTGGATCGCGAAGCTGCAGGAAGACGAGCGCAAGCGCACCGGCATCGACTCGTTGAAGGTGAAGTTCAACAACGTCTTCGGCTACTTCATCGAGATCACCTCCTCCAAGCTTGCAAAGGTCCCGGATGACTACACGCGCAAGCAGACGATGGCGAACTGCGAGCGCTACATCACCCCCGCGCTGAAGGAGATGGAGAACAAGGTGCTGGGTGCGGAAGAGCGCGCCAAGCAACTGGAGCAGGAGCTTTTCCTCCAGCTCCGCCAGCAGGTCTGCACACGCCTCGTGGAGTTGCAGCGCACCGCGGCGGCCATCGCGGAGATCGATGTGCTCTGCGGTCTGGCGGAGACGGCCCAGCTTCACGGCCACGTTCGCCCGGTTCTGGAGGAGTCGCGCGGCCTGCTCATCTCGAATGGCCGCCATCCGGTGCTGGAGCAGACTCTGGTGGAGGAGAAGTTCGTGCCGAACGACACCACCTTCGATCCTGTCGACTCGCTGCTGCAGATCCTCACCGGCCCGAACATGGCGGGTAAGTCGACCTACATCCGGCAGGTCGCGCTGGTCACCCTCATGGCACAGATCGGGGCCTTCGTTCCGGCGGAGAGCGCGGTGGTAGGCATGGTGGACCGGATCTTCTGCCGCGTCGGCGCTTCGGATGATCTCTCGCGCGGTCAATCGACTTTCATGGTCGAGATGAACGAGACCGCGCTGATCCTGAACCACGCCACCGAGAAGTCACTGGTGATCCTCGATGAGATCGGTCGCGGCACCGCGACCTTCGACGGGCTTTCGATCGCGTGGGCGGTGGCCGAACACCTCCACGACATCATTGGATGCCGCACGCTCTTCGCCACCCACTATCACGAGCTCACCGATCTTGCGAACACCCGTGCCGCCGTCGCGAACTTCAACGTCGCCGTGCGCGAGTGGAACGACGAAATCATCTTCCTGCGCAAGATCCTACCGGGTGCCGCGGACAAGAGCTACGGCATCCAGGTGGCGCGTCTCGCCGGCCTGCCGAAGCCGATCATTGATCGTGCGAAGGCGATCCTCTCGCACCTTGAACTTCACTCGACCAAACCCGACGCGAAGAAGCAGGGCCCGAAGGCGAAGAATACCCGCCAGCCCACGATGCCGGAGCCGAATCCACCGCAGATGGATCTCTTCGGCGAGATGTGA
- a CDS encoding histidinol-phosphatase, giving the protein MRLAESAPGGEDPDVSPNSSASGPAPLLYESHCHTPLCKHAFGEPLEFAAVAAARNLRGITFTCHCPLPDGNSAHIRMGPEQYGDYLDLIAATHEAYAGSLDVRTGIESDYFPGVEPWLEELHARAPLSHILGSVHYQLAPYRRLYYRGDTLAYQQIYFEHLAMSAETGLFDTLAHPDLVKNESPSEWDFERLRDDICRALDRIAATGVAMELNTSGMLKSLPEMNPSLSQLALMHERGIPVVIGADAHSPERVGDGYAEALQLLIEAGYKQVSFFVDRTRRDVPIQEALASLVEEPVRLGALP; this is encoded by the coding sequence ATGCGATTGGCAGAATCGGCCCCGGGCGGCGAAGATCCGGATGTGAGCCCGAACTCCAGCGCCAGCGGCCCCGCCCCATTGCTCTACGAGTCCCACTGCCACACTCCCCTGTGCAAGCACGCCTTCGGCGAGCCGCTTGAATTCGCCGCGGTAGCCGCCGCGCGGAATCTCAGGGGCATCACCTTCACCTGTCACTGTCCGCTACCCGACGGGAACTCCGCCCATATCCGCATGGGCCCGGAGCAGTATGGCGATTACCTCGATCTGATCGCCGCCACTCACGAGGCCTATGCCGGCTCGCTGGATGTTCGCACCGGGATCGAGAGCGATTACTTCCCCGGCGTGGAGCCGTGGCTGGAGGAGCTGCACGCCCGCGCCCCGCTCAGCCATATCCTCGGTTCGGTGCACTACCAGCTCGCCCCCTACCGCAGGCTCTATTACCGCGGCGATACCCTCGCCTACCAGCAGATCTACTTCGAGCACCTGGCCATGTCCGCGGAGACCGGACTTTTCGACACCCTCGCCCACCCGGATCTGGTCAAAAACGAGTCGCCTTCGGAGTGGGACTTCGAGCGTCTGCGCGACGATATCTGCCGCGCCCTCGACCGCATCGCCGCCACCGGTGTGGCGATGGAGCTCAATACCAGCGGGATGCTGAAGAGCCTGCCCGAGATGAATCCCTCGCTCTCCCAGCTCGCACTCATGCACGAGCGCGGGATTCCCGTGGTTATCGGCGCGGATGCACACTCCCCCGAGCGCGTCGGCGACGGCTATGCCGAGGCCCTGCAACTCCTGATCGAAGCGGGCTACAAACAGGTCAGTTTCTTCGTCGATCGCACCCGCCGCGATGTCCCGATTCAGGAGGCGCTCGCCTCGCTCGTGGAGGAGCCGGTGCGATTGGGAGCCCTACCTTGA
- a CDS encoding cytochrome b562, giving the protein MKKIIFPAILLAASVLAPVQVRAQDDTPLAKEMEKLDDAYKGFRKETDPAKGAASAREAQEAVLKAIPLIPSMLEKAPADVKEKGVAAYRAQMGKLFVTLCEVESAFIAKDLDKVATLVDSIKGSKKEGHDTFMEEEE; this is encoded by the coding sequence ATGAAGAAAATCATTTTCCCGGCCATCCTCCTTGCGGCTTCCGTGCTCGCTCCCGTTCAGGTTCGCGCCCAGGACGACACGCCGCTCGCCAAGGAAATGGAGAAGCTGGATGACGCCTACAAGGGCTTCCGCAAGGAGACCGATCCCGCCAAGGGTGCCGCTTCTGCCCGCGAAGCGCAGGAGGCCGTGCTGAAGGCCATCCCACTGATTCCCTCCATGCTGGAAAAGGCTCCGGCCGACGTGAAGGAAAAGGGCGTGGCCGCCTACCGTGCACAGATGGGCAAGCTCTTCGTGACCCTCTGCGAAGTGGAGTCCGCCTTCATCGCCAAGGATCTCGACAAGGTCGCCACCCTGGTGGACAGCATCAAGGGCTCGAAGAAAGAAGGTCACGACACCTTTATGGAAGAAGAGGAGTGA
- a CDS encoding L,D-transpeptidase: MNSSTSFLSLIASVLALILASCANKSVTSGPDGKPIDSAGKPVNPFPPGTYDHFKAEPDYPKTMKSWKNDQLLSSVGTEETRILISLKTQRGFLMKGDEVIMDYPVSSGIPSRPTPPGNYKILEKLVEKSSNSYGKVYDAEGNLADGETPKDVPEGGKFTGAPMPYWMRLTWDGVGHHIGIIPRSRRPASHACIRGPRAVMPVVYSKVKVGTPVSVED; encoded by the coding sequence ATGAATTCCTCGACGTCCTTTCTGAGCCTCATCGCCAGCGTCCTCGCCCTCATCCTCGCGAGCTGTGCGAACAAGTCCGTGACGAGCGGTCCGGATGGCAAGCCGATCGACTCCGCCGGCAAGCCCGTGAATCCCTTCCCGCCGGGAACCTACGATCACTTCAAGGCCGAGCCGGACTATCCCAAGACGATGAAGAGCTGGAAGAACGACCAGCTTCTTTCAAGCGTAGGCACCGAGGAGACGCGGATCCTCATTTCCCTCAAGACCCAGCGCGGCTTCCTCATGAAGGGCGACGAGGTCATCATGGATTACCCGGTCTCCAGCGGCATTCCTTCCCGCCCGACACCTCCGGGGAACTACAAGATCCTCGAGAAGCTGGTGGAGAAATCCTCCAACTCCTACGGCAAGGTCTACGACGCCGAGGGCAACCTGGCCGATGGCGAAACACCGAAGGATGTGCCGGAAGGCGGCAAGTTCACCGGTGCGCCGATGCCCTACTGGATGCGCCTGACCTGGGATGGCGTGGGCCACCACATCGGGATCATTCCGCGTTCGCGCCGTCCCGCCTCGCACGCCTGCATCCGCGGCCCGCGCGCCGTGATGCCGGTGGTCTACAGCAAGGTAAAGGTCGGCACGCCGGTCTCCGTGGAAGACTGA
- a CDS encoding tetratricopeptide repeat protein, with protein MSRFILPWFATLLTAGASPKLDFALGILAEQRGDGLAAAAAIEKARLADPAAYPLMTRAAERLQAAGDIEGASTLYREFAKAAPGRLDAQLAYADFLRGASPDDDFATKIARDTLEKARADHPENIAIKNRLFRIHEALGERSESLKLFEELAAPDADEDRTMAAVNMARTLFPKDDPKARERLDELLKQAVARSPRNPVLARTASEHFRNTARLPESIEMLALHVAADPTSLDLRIRLGILQLAAERTEEGEKTLLEVLVINPRQALAHHSLAKLYRKQGKADAARPHAAEALKIRGGDPSEFAALADEFLEAGQPREARLLLEKAVYFNMSDAELAAKLAVATRRDPEMRERASRLFREAESLAGGEGPAKDPVFLSEFAESLVEGGQKLAAEERLRLAIRAFPAEKKKETAAALRRLAGLWQEGNRNAEAAKALLQRAEGLDPR; from the coding sequence ATGAGCCGTTTCATCCTGCCTTGGTTCGCGACTCTCCTCACCGCCGGGGCCTCTCCGAAGCTGGATTTCGCGCTCGGCATCCTAGCCGAGCAGCGGGGCGATGGCCTGGCCGCTGCTGCCGCGATCGAGAAAGCACGGCTCGCCGATCCCGCAGCCTACCCGCTGATGACGCGCGCGGCGGAGCGGCTGCAGGCTGCCGGTGACATCGAGGGAGCCTCCACGCTCTACCGCGAGTTTGCCAAGGCGGCCCCCGGGCGATTGGACGCCCAGCTCGCCTATGCCGATTTCCTGCGCGGTGCTTCGCCCGATGATGACTTCGCGACCAAGATTGCCCGGGACACCTTGGAGAAAGCTCGCGCCGATCATCCGGAAAATATCGCGATCAAGAACCGGCTGTTCCGGATTCACGAGGCGCTGGGAGAGCGGAGTGAATCCCTGAAGCTTTTCGAGGAGCTCGCCGCTCCGGATGCGGACGAGGACCGCACTATGGCCGCCGTGAACATGGCGCGCACCCTCTTCCCGAAGGATGATCCGAAGGCGCGGGAGAGGCTGGATGAGCTGCTGAAGCAAGCGGTCGCCCGTTCCCCCCGGAATCCGGTTCTGGCCCGCACCGCCAGCGAACATTTTCGCAATACCGCCCGGCTTCCCGAATCGATCGAGATGCTTGCGCTGCACGTCGCGGCGGATCCGACTTCGCTGGATCTGCGGATCCGCTTGGGCATTCTCCAGCTGGCCGCCGAGCGGACGGAGGAGGGCGAGAAGACCCTGCTGGAGGTATTGGTCATCAATCCCCGCCAAGCCCTCGCGCACCACTCCCTCGCCAAGCTGTATCGGAAACAGGGGAAAGCCGATGCCGCCCGCCCCCATGCTGCGGAGGCGCTGAAGATCCGCGGTGGAGATCCCTCGGAGTTCGCCGCCTTGGCGGATGAGTTCCTTGAGGCAGGCCAGCCGCGCGAGGCCCGGCTCCTGCTGGAAAAGGCGGTGTATTTCAACATGTCCGACGCCGAACTCGCCGCGAAGCTCGCGGTGGCGACCCGTCGCGATCCGGAGATGCGCGAGCGGGCATCCCGGCTCTTCCGCGAGGCCGAGTCCCTTGCAGGTGGAGAAGGTCCGGCGAAGGATCCGGTCTTTCTGAGCGAGTTCGCGGAATCGCTGGTGGAGGGTGGTCAGAAGCTGGCCGCCGAGGAGCGGCTACGCCTGGCGATCCGTGCTTTCCCGGCGGAAAAGAAGAAGGAAACCGCTGCGGCGCTCCGCCGCCTTGCCGGGCTCTGGCAGGAGGGAAATCGTAACGCCGAAGCGGCCAAGGCCTTGCTGCAGAGGGCGGAAGGTCTGGATCCTCGTTAG
- a CDS encoding PQQ-dependent sugar dehydrogenase: MRFHSMLLALLPFLSASGLGAAEAPPDYRFKVESLLEGIPQPMQFHFAPDGRVYFIEIGGKLKIFDPKTRVVTEAGGVAVTNAMENGLLGMALDPAFASNRRIYLYYSPPDFEGQVLSRFEIKDDLLDMGSRKDLLTVPEQRKECCHHGGTLRFGPDGSLYVSTGDNTNPFGSEGYSPLDERDGRDPWDAQKSSANTNDLRGKILRIRPKEDGSYEVPEENLFPKGMPQTRPEIYAMGFRNPWRFSIDPRSGVLYVGDVGPDSGGDSEDRGPSGFDTLNRIAKPGNYGWPYSRGKRLYRDFDFVSNAPGEEFDPAKPRNESPNNTGLKELPAVQPPLLWYPGSQSKEFPLLGGGGRTACGGPVFHHDPKFESSGGFPEYYDRSIIFYDWQRPAMLWLRLDEQGALKSMEPFSATLRLAQGDPDGSERFQVKRPVDMCFGPDGALYVMDYGETWGANKDSRLIRISYQSGNLDPVARIKAENTRGAEPLAVKLSAADSFDHESQVLSYEWTLEPGGKKLGSEREIGTTIAEPGNYSIGLAVRDPQGGVGRVSAAITVGNHVPEIRFLEPADGTFLTPGKPLRYRIEVKDVEDGDGSQKPDEIGYRTLVNARWESGGSADGSETGLALMKQSDCFNCHAVDQKLVGPPLLEIANRYRGKPEAVEPAVQRILKGSSGVWGEVGMLPHPQINLDEAHLIVRWIFALEPGKASPAMMRGLSGEITVPSSPEPLGGILDAAYTDTGKGVAGPLGGSAQVRLLARKLQAESGKVEGARLLGGEGSEGQFVGAIDHGHRISFGRVQLQDSSTVSFRVSSGNVGGFIELRDGAADGALLAKVEVKNTGAWGNWVELTAPLETKGSVDLSAFFVKPGNGGLMNLDWLRFNP, encoded by the coding sequence ATGAGGTTCCACTCGATGCTGCTGGCCCTGCTGCCGTTCCTTTCCGCTTCCGGCCTGGGTGCTGCCGAGGCCCCGCCGGACTATCGCTTCAAGGTGGAGTCGCTGCTGGAAGGTATCCCGCAGCCGATGCAGTTCCACTTCGCGCCGGACGGCCGCGTCTATTTCATCGAGATCGGCGGGAAGCTGAAGATCTTCGACCCGAAGACGCGGGTGGTAACGGAGGCGGGCGGCGTGGCGGTGACCAATGCGATGGAGAACGGCCTGCTCGGCATGGCGCTCGATCCCGCCTTCGCGAGCAATCGCCGGATTTACCTCTACTACTCGCCGCCTGACTTCGAGGGTCAGGTGCTGAGCCGTTTCGAGATCAAGGACGACCTGCTCGACATGGGCAGCCGCAAGGACCTGCTCACGGTGCCCGAACAACGGAAGGAATGCTGCCATCATGGCGGCACCTTGCGCTTTGGTCCGGATGGCTCGCTTTATGTTTCCACCGGGGATAATACGAACCCCTTTGGCTCGGAAGGTTACTCACCGCTTGATGAGCGGGACGGCCGCGACCCTTGGGACGCGCAGAAGTCCTCCGCGAACACGAATGACCTGCGCGGGAAGATCCTGCGGATCCGACCGAAGGAGGACGGCAGTTACGAAGTGCCGGAGGAAAATCTCTTTCCGAAAGGTATGCCGCAAACCCGACCGGAGATTTATGCCATGGGCTTCCGGAATCCATGGCGCTTTAGCATCGATCCGCGGAGCGGCGTGCTCTATGTCGGCGATGTCGGCCCCGATTCCGGCGGCGATAGCGAGGATCGCGGGCCGAGCGGCTTCGACACGCTCAACCGCATCGCGAAGCCGGGGAACTACGGCTGGCCTTACTCACGGGGCAAGCGGCTCTACCGCGACTTCGATTTCGTAAGCAATGCACCGGGCGAGGAGTTCGATCCTGCCAAGCCGCGGAACGAGAGCCCAAACAACACCGGTCTGAAAGAGTTGCCCGCCGTGCAGCCGCCGCTGCTGTGGTATCCCGGTAGCCAGAGCAAGGAGTTCCCGCTGCTGGGAGGAGGCGGGCGGACGGCCTGCGGCGGTCCGGTCTTCCACCATGATCCCAAGTTCGAGTCCAGCGGGGGATTCCCGGAGTACTATGACCGCAGTATCATTTTCTACGACTGGCAGCGTCCCGCGATGCTGTGGTTGAGGCTGGACGAGCAGGGTGCCTTGAAAAGCATGGAGCCCTTCAGTGCCACGCTACGGCTGGCCCAAGGAGATCCGGATGGCAGCGAGCGTTTCCAAGTGAAGCGTCCGGTGGACATGTGCTTCGGCCCCGATGGCGCGCTGTACGTGATGGACTACGGCGAGACCTGGGGCGCGAACAAAGACTCGCGCTTGATCCGCATTTCCTATCAGTCGGGCAATCTCGATCCCGTGGCCCGGATCAAGGCGGAGAACACCCGCGGCGCGGAACCCTTGGCCGTGAAGCTTTCCGCGGCGGACTCCTTCGATCACGAGAGCCAGGTCCTGAGCTACGAATGGACTCTGGAACCGGGTGGCAAGAAGCTCGGCTCGGAGCGCGAGATCGGCACGACCATCGCGGAGCCGGGCAACTACAGCATCGGGCTCGCGGTGCGTGATCCCCAAGGCGGTGTCGGCCGTGTGAGCGCCGCCATCACCGTGGGCAACCATGTCCCGGAGATCCGCTTCCTGGAGCCGGCGGATGGCACCTTCCTCACCCCGGGCAAGCCGCTGCGCTACCGGATCGAAGTGAAGGATGTGGAGGATGGCGATGGTTCGCAGAAGCCGGACGAGATCGGCTACCGGACCTTGGTCAATGCCCGCTGGGAATCCGGCGGATCCGCCGATGGCTCGGAGACCGGGCTCGCGCTGATGAAGCAGAGCGATTGCTTCAACTGCCATGCCGTCGACCAGAAGCTGGTCGGTCCACCGCTGCTGGAGATTGCCAACCGCTATCGCGGCAAGCCGGAAGCGGTGGAGCCCGCGGTGCAGCGGATCCTGAAAGGTTCATCGGGAGTTTGGGGCGAGGTGGGGATGCTACCGCATCCGCAGATCAATTTGGATGAAGCCCACTTGATCGTGCGCTGGATCTTCGCACTTGAGCCGGGCAAAGCCTCTCCCGCGATGATGCGCGGGCTGAGCGGGGAGATCACCGTGCCCTCCAGCCCGGAGCCGCTCGGAGGAATCCTTGATGCCGCCTACACGGATACCGGGAAAGGCGTGGCCGGGCCGCTCGGTGGCAGCGCGCAGGTGCGCCTGCTGGCGCGCAAGCTCCAAGCGGAATCGGGAAAGGTCGAGGGTGCCCGCCTGCTCGGCGGCGAGGGTTCGGAGGGGCAATTCGTCGGGGCGATCGATCATGGCCACCGGATCTCCTTCGGCAGGGTGCAGCTTCAGGACAGCAGCACGGTCAGCTTCCGCGTCTCCAGCGGGAATGTGGGCGGCTTCATCGAGCTGCGCGATGGTGCGGCGGATGGCGCCCTGCTCGCCAAGGTGGAGGTGAAGAATACCGGGGCCTGGGGCAACTGGGTGGAACTGACCGCGCCTTTGGAAACCAAGGGCTCCGTGGACTTGTCCGCGTTCTTCGTGAAACCCGGCAATGGCGGACTCATGAATCTCGACTGGCTGCGCTTCAATCCCTGA